From one Lotus japonicus ecotype B-129 chromosome 3, LjGifu_v1.2 genomic stretch:
- the LOC130745168 gene encoding putative cyclin-B3-1 isoform X1 gives MVSLKGKSRVDSTRVSVGGQSRPSVGGRNFKIYSGTDRIKVGEGLMTSTGEARETGATSRRSAIVASRGAIPNSTSNPNPKGGFKTMEKSSGKYGTSANTTVRKALADLSNVQGDSATAIRRNSSKTKVSAGSSTKVVSVSLRKSITGRVQSNTTRQNGVQLHAPNKVGTDLKASLDDQKNETSGGQSGATKDRFGRKPILPKTTSTSRMSLPVPKRVNRADMSNTKENAGSSETANGQSGLPAKATTGVRVSSQLNNARSHLWKTRVSDGFVQMVQSNVLQASSRKSIKPIVKTTVKASAARRTLKSKSISCQSKSKSTAAVSSKDEETASLSLPENGSAKVSDDANQRHLQCVGEGNLITSSSEFLPRKKSTRRKSYTTSLIERSKFLKESGEVKEQDNLPNIDNECNQLEVSEYIDDIYQYYWVTEAYSPTLANYMSIQTDITPQMRGILVNWLIEVHFKYDLMPETLYLTITLLDQYLSQVTIKKIDMQLVGLTTLLLASKYEDFWHPRVKDLLSISGESYTRDQMLGMEKLVLRKLNFRLNCPTPYVFLVRFLKAAQTVDKKLEHMAFFLIELCLVEYEALAFKPSLLCASALYVARCTLQITPPWTPLLRKHTRYEASQIRGCADMILRFHKAAGVGKLTVTYEKYSRQEFSGVAAVKPLDRLPLPL, from the exons ATGGTTTCTCTCAAG GGAAAATCTAGGGTTGACTCAACTCGAGTCTCCGTTGGTGGCCAATCTCGTCCAAGTG TTGGTGGTAGGAATTTCAAGATTTATTCGGGAACTGACCGGATCAAAGTCGGAGAAGGACTCAT GACATCTACTGGAGAAGCTAGAGAAACAGGTGCAACTTCAAG AAGGAGTGCTATAGTAGCGAGCAGAGGGGCTATTCCCAATAGCACCAGTAATCCGAATCCGAAG GGTGGTTTCAAAACTATGGAGAAAAGCAGTGGAAAATATGGCACTTCTG CAAATACGACCGTGAGAAAGGCATTGGCTGATCTTTCCAATGTTCAAGGAGACTCTGCAACAGCTATTAGGCGTAACAGCTCCAAAACAAA GGTTTCAGCAGGTTCAAGCACTAAAGTAGTGAGTGTCTCCTTGAGGAAATCCATCACG GGAAGAGTGCAAAGTAATACTACTAGGCAAAATGGAGTTCAGTTACATGCTCCCAATAAAG TAGGCACAGATTTAAAGGCATCTTTAGATGATCAAAAGAACGAAACAAGTGGAGGCCAATCAGGTGCCACAAAGGATAG GTTTGGAAGGAAGCCTATCTTACCTAAAACTACAAG CACTTCAAGAATGTCTCTACCAGTACCGAAGAGGGTAAACAGGGCAGATATGAGTAACACAAAg GAAAATGCTGGAAGTTCTGAAACAGCTAACGGCCAAAGTGGTCTTCCTG CTAAGGCAACAACAGGCGTAAGAGTCAGTTCCCAACTAAATAATGCAAGAAGCCATCTATGGAAGACTCGAGTGAGTGATGGCTTTGTTCAAAT GGTTCAAAGCAATGTTTTACAAGCATCCTCAAGGAAGTCCATCAAG CCTATTGTTAAGACCACAGTAAAGGCTTCCGCAGCTCGAAGGACATTAAAATCTAAATCCATATCATGTCAGAGTAAATCAAAATCAACTGCTGCAGTGTCGTCTAAGGATGAGGAAACAGCTTCTTTGTCTCTTCCTGAGAATGGCTCAGCGAAAGTTTCTGATGATGCAAATCAAAGACATCTTCAATGTGTCGGAGAGGGCAACCTGATAACAAGTTCGTCAGAGTTCCTTCCAAGGAAAAAGTCCACCCGCCGGAAATCTTATACAACTTCATTAATTGAAAGATCTAAG TTTCTCAAGGAAAGTGGTGAAGTTAAGGAGCAGGATAACCTACCAAATATAGATAATGAATGCAATCAACTAGAAGTTTCTGAATACATTGATGACATATATCAGTACTATTGGGTTACAGAG GCATATAGTCCAACTCTGGCAAATTACATGTCAATTCAGACAGACATTACACCTCAGATGCGAGGCATATTGGTCAATTGGCTAATTGAA GTACACTTCAAATATGATTTGATGCCAGAAACTCTGTATCTCACAATTACATTGTTGGATCAATATCTTTCCCAAGTGACTATCAAAAAGATTGATATGCAGTTAGTTGGTCTAACTACACTTCTGCTAGCTTCAAAATATGAGGATTTTTGGCATCCAAGG GTCAAAGATTTACTTAGCATCTCGGGCGAGTCCTATACTAGAGATCAAATGCTTGGAATG GAGAAGCTTGTTCTTAGAAAATTGAACTTCCGTCTTAACTGTCCGACTCCTTACGTTTTTCTAGTAAGGTTTCTTAAGGCTGCGCAGACAGTAGATAAGAAG CTTGAACACATGGCATTCTTTCTCATCGAACTATGCTTAGTAGAATATGAAGCTTTAGCATTCAAGCCTTCATTACTATGTGCATCAGCTCTCTATGTTGCACGTTGTACTCTGCAAATAACCCCACCATGGACACCACTTCTTCGCAAGCATACGCGTTATGAAGCTTCACAGATCAG GGGTTGTGCGGATATGATATTGAGATTTCATAAAGCTGCAGGGGTGGGAAAGTTAACAGTTACATACGAAAAATACTCCAGACAGGAATTCAGTGGGGTTGCAGCAGTGAAACCGTTGGATAGGCTTCCCCTTCCCCTTTGA
- the LOC130745168 gene encoding putative cyclin-B3-1 isoform X2, translated as MVSLKGKSRVDSTRVSVGGQSRPSVGGRNFKIYSGTDRIKVGEGLMTSTGEARETGATSRRSAIVASRGAIPNSTSNPNPKGGFKTMEKSSGKYGTSANTTVRKALADLSNVQGDSATAIRRNSSKTKVSAGSSTKVVSVSLRKSITGRVQSNTTRQNGVQLHAPNKGTDLKASLDDQKNETSGGQSGATKDRFGRKPILPKTTSTSRMSLPVPKRVNRADMSNTKENAGSSETANGQSGLPAKATTGVRVSSQLNNARSHLWKTRVSDGFVQMVQSNVLQASSRKSIKPIVKTTVKASAARRTLKSKSISCQSKSKSTAAVSSKDEETASLSLPENGSAKVSDDANQRHLQCVGEGNLITSSSEFLPRKKSTRRKSYTTSLIERSKFLKESGEVKEQDNLPNIDNECNQLEVSEYIDDIYQYYWVTEAYSPTLANYMSIQTDITPQMRGILVNWLIEVHFKYDLMPETLYLTITLLDQYLSQVTIKKIDMQLVGLTTLLLASKYEDFWHPRVKDLLSISGESYTRDQMLGMEKLVLRKLNFRLNCPTPYVFLVRFLKAAQTVDKKLEHMAFFLIELCLVEYEALAFKPSLLCASALYVARCTLQITPPWTPLLRKHTRYEASQIRGCADMILRFHKAAGVGKLTVTYEKYSRQEFSGVAAVKPLDRLPLPL; from the exons ATGGTTTCTCTCAAG GGAAAATCTAGGGTTGACTCAACTCGAGTCTCCGTTGGTGGCCAATCTCGTCCAAGTG TTGGTGGTAGGAATTTCAAGATTTATTCGGGAACTGACCGGATCAAAGTCGGAGAAGGACTCAT GACATCTACTGGAGAAGCTAGAGAAACAGGTGCAACTTCAAG AAGGAGTGCTATAGTAGCGAGCAGAGGGGCTATTCCCAATAGCACCAGTAATCCGAATCCGAAG GGTGGTTTCAAAACTATGGAGAAAAGCAGTGGAAAATATGGCACTTCTG CAAATACGACCGTGAGAAAGGCATTGGCTGATCTTTCCAATGTTCAAGGAGACTCTGCAACAGCTATTAGGCGTAACAGCTCCAAAACAAA GGTTTCAGCAGGTTCAAGCACTAAAGTAGTGAGTGTCTCCTTGAGGAAATCCATCACG GGAAGAGTGCAAAGTAATACTACTAGGCAAAATGGAGTTCAGTTACATGCTCCCAATAAAG GCACAGATTTAAAGGCATCTTTAGATGATCAAAAGAACGAAACAAGTGGAGGCCAATCAGGTGCCACAAAGGATAG GTTTGGAAGGAAGCCTATCTTACCTAAAACTACAAG CACTTCAAGAATGTCTCTACCAGTACCGAAGAGGGTAAACAGGGCAGATATGAGTAACACAAAg GAAAATGCTGGAAGTTCTGAAACAGCTAACGGCCAAAGTGGTCTTCCTG CTAAGGCAACAACAGGCGTAAGAGTCAGTTCCCAACTAAATAATGCAAGAAGCCATCTATGGAAGACTCGAGTGAGTGATGGCTTTGTTCAAAT GGTTCAAAGCAATGTTTTACAAGCATCCTCAAGGAAGTCCATCAAG CCTATTGTTAAGACCACAGTAAAGGCTTCCGCAGCTCGAAGGACATTAAAATCTAAATCCATATCATGTCAGAGTAAATCAAAATCAACTGCTGCAGTGTCGTCTAAGGATGAGGAAACAGCTTCTTTGTCTCTTCCTGAGAATGGCTCAGCGAAAGTTTCTGATGATGCAAATCAAAGACATCTTCAATGTGTCGGAGAGGGCAACCTGATAACAAGTTCGTCAGAGTTCCTTCCAAGGAAAAAGTCCACCCGCCGGAAATCTTATACAACTTCATTAATTGAAAGATCTAAG TTTCTCAAGGAAAGTGGTGAAGTTAAGGAGCAGGATAACCTACCAAATATAGATAATGAATGCAATCAACTAGAAGTTTCTGAATACATTGATGACATATATCAGTACTATTGGGTTACAGAG GCATATAGTCCAACTCTGGCAAATTACATGTCAATTCAGACAGACATTACACCTCAGATGCGAGGCATATTGGTCAATTGGCTAATTGAA GTACACTTCAAATATGATTTGATGCCAGAAACTCTGTATCTCACAATTACATTGTTGGATCAATATCTTTCCCAAGTGACTATCAAAAAGATTGATATGCAGTTAGTTGGTCTAACTACACTTCTGCTAGCTTCAAAATATGAGGATTTTTGGCATCCAAGG GTCAAAGATTTACTTAGCATCTCGGGCGAGTCCTATACTAGAGATCAAATGCTTGGAATG GAGAAGCTTGTTCTTAGAAAATTGAACTTCCGTCTTAACTGTCCGACTCCTTACGTTTTTCTAGTAAGGTTTCTTAAGGCTGCGCAGACAGTAGATAAGAAG CTTGAACACATGGCATTCTTTCTCATCGAACTATGCTTAGTAGAATATGAAGCTTTAGCATTCAAGCCTTCATTACTATGTGCATCAGCTCTCTATGTTGCACGTTGTACTCTGCAAATAACCCCACCATGGACACCACTTCTTCGCAAGCATACGCGTTATGAAGCTTCACAGATCAG GGGTTGTGCGGATATGATATTGAGATTTCATAAAGCTGCAGGGGTGGGAAAGTTAACAGTTACATACGAAAAATACTCCAGACAGGAATTCAGTGGGGTTGCAGCAGTGAAACCGTTGGATAGGCTTCCCCTTCCCCTTTGA